The following are encoded together in the Vicinamibacteria bacterium genome:
- a CDS encoding DUF4058 family protein produces LLSGIEKARLWAYFHKDWLLQMRSLLRLQLPEEYRLFVESEAILISPDATASVLPDASTARPEKATASTSKVSVSRATAAVIEVEEPRETVNRYRLLIRRAPENLVVAALEILSPSNKGLGSSIDQEKHLRKRSALLDAGVNVLEIDALLEGNRILPASLSSLAEFDRNAWTAFHSDGQRKLRGWGWNEPDPLPIISWKVDDELEVLVDLPLALEQAREFNRWDSLVPSS; encoded by the coding sequence CTACTTTCCGGCATCGAAAAAGCACGATTGTGGGCGTATTTCCACAAGGATTGGTTGCTTCAGATGCGCAGCCTTCTCCGCCTTCAATTACCGGAAGAGTACCGCCTGTTCGTGGAATCAGAAGCGATCCTGATCTCGCCCGATGCGACCGCATCGGTCCTGCCGGATGCGTCCACAGCCAGGCCCGAAAAGGCGACAGCCTCGACTTCCAAAGTGTCGGTCAGCCGTGCAACGGCAGCGGTGATCGAAGTCGAAGAGCCGAGAGAGACTGTCAATAGGTACCGTCTTCTGATCCGTCGCGCTCCGGAGAATCTCGTGGTCGCGGCGCTGGAGATTCTATCCCCTTCCAACAAAGGGCTCGGAAGCAGCATCGATCAAGAAAAGCACCTTCGGAAACGCAGCGCACTTCTGGATGCCGGCGTCAACGTCCTGGAAATCGATGCGCTGCTCGAAGGGAATCGCATCCTGCCTGCCTCGCTTTCGAGTTTGGCGGAGTTCGATCGCAACGCTTGGACAGCGTTTCATTCGGACGGGCAGAGGAAGCTGCGCGGATGGGGATGGAACGAGCCCGATCCATTACCGATCATCTCGTGGAAGGTCGATGATGAGCTCGAAGTGCTCGTCGACCTTCCACTGGCGCTCGAACAAGCGCGCGAGTTCAACCGGTGGGACTCGCTCGTTCCCTCGTCCTGA
- a CDS encoding FAD-dependent oxidoreductase, with translation MTRIARRTFIKTAAAGIMGPRVVMAQSPDFVVVGAGAFGAWTALHLRELGHRVALVDAYGPGNSRASSGGETRQIRVGYGDQELYSRWVLKAFDLWRAREEEFGQRLLFETGRLQLAAEWSDSLKATQRVLEKLGVGCEVVSTEELEKRYPQMRPEGVSFALFEPSAAVLRARFALQRVAEAFQKKGGQLILGRVEPPRVSGARLESIRLTNATSLSAATYVFACGPWLPQMFPETMKGKLFVPRRDVFFFGTPPGDDRFSYPNLPNYSESAYYGFPSIDGRGFKVCPVGEMTPFDPDRDERVPSAYQLQRARAYLAERFPALANQPLVESRVCQLEMSVDEHFIIQKHPSWSNAWIAGGGSGHGFKHGPVLGDYIARRASGADPEPELESIFRIKSSSFDPSVYESGARKH, from the coding sequence ATGACACGTATTGCGCGACGAACCTTCATCAAGACGGCCGCCGCGGGAATCATGGGGCCCCGCGTCGTCATGGCCCAGTCGCCGGATTTCGTCGTCGTCGGGGCGGGGGCATTCGGCGCCTGGACGGCTCTTCATCTTCGGGAGCTCGGTCATCGCGTGGCTCTCGTGGACGCCTACGGGCCGGGGAACTCGCGTGCCAGCTCGGGCGGCGAGACGAGACAGATCCGCGTGGGCTACGGTGACCAGGAGCTCTATTCGAGATGGGTCCTGAAAGCTTTCGACCTGTGGAGGGCACGCGAGGAGGAATTCGGCCAGAGGCTCCTTTTCGAGACGGGACGGCTGCAGCTTGCGGCCGAGTGGAGCGATTCCCTGAAGGCCACCCAGCGCGTGCTCGAAAAACTCGGCGTCGGTTGCGAGGTCGTGTCTACCGAAGAGCTCGAGAAGCGCTATCCCCAGATGCGTCCCGAGGGGGTTTCGTTCGCGCTGTTCGAGCCGAGCGCCGCCGTGCTGCGGGCGCGTTTCGCCCTGCAGCGAGTCGCCGAGGCCTTCCAGAAGAAGGGAGGGCAGCTCATCCTGGGACGGGTCGAACCGCCACGCGTCTCAGGGGCTCGCCTCGAGAGCATCCGGCTGACGAACGCGACGTCGCTCTCGGCCGCCACCTATGTGTTCGCTTGCGGTCCGTGGCTTCCGCAGATGTTTCCCGAGACGATGAAAGGCAAGCTGTTCGTCCCACGAAGGGACGTCTTCTTCTTCGGGACTCCACCGGGGGACGATCGCTTCAGCTACCCCAATCTTCCGAATTATTCGGAAAGCGCCTACTATGGCTTTCCCTCGATCGACGGCCGCGGATTCAAGGTGTGTCCCGTGGGCGAGATGACGCCGTTCGATCCCGATCGGGACGAGCGAGTCCCATCCGCCTACCAGCTCCAGCGGGCCCGCGCCTATCTCGCCGAGCGATTTCCCGCCCTCGCGAATCAGCCTCTGGTGGAAAGCCGGGTCTGTCAGCTCGAGATGAGCGTCGACGAGCACTTCATTATCCAGAAGCATCCGAGCTGGTCGAACGCCTGGATCGCGGGAGGGGGCTCGGGCCATGGCTTCAAACATGGACCGGTGCTAGGCGATTACATCGCCCGCCGCGCCTCTGGTGCCGACCCCGAGCCCGAGCTCGAGTCGATCTTCCGCATCAAGTCTTCGAGCTTCGACCCGTCGGTCTACGAGTCCGGCGCGCGGAAGCACTGA
- a CDS encoding amidohydrolase, with translation MHRTIWLLLLAVACAAPDSGPKADLIVTNGRVYTFAWDDPAPDGTPAADSPFSNGAWLPDAEAVALNGGRILAVGSEAEVSSFRDDRTRVLDARGGSILPGLIDSHTHVAGLGELEAQINLFGVETENEAVERVVEAAKNMPAGEWIVARGWDDSDWASHYPTWDLLNERFPDNPVVMRSLHGFAVWANRKAFEEAGITPETEPPSGGRIVKDENGELTGILLDRAGRLLTDAIPPPTDKEYERWVQAGLERMARDGYVAVHEAGVDRRLMTAFEALEAKGGLPIRVYAMLSARDGDLCREWLTKGPERDNDSMLIVRSVKAYYDGALGSRGARLIEDYSDMPGHKGVAGGEYGFDIELVAEMMRAGFQVGIHAIGDAGNRETLDFLESVIEANPETRDLRHRIEHAQVVHPDDFRRFAELNVIASMEPPHCAEDKRWAEDRLGPERIKGAYAWRTMRQVGARLAFNSDLAGSDHDIFYGLHSAITCRDKELVPPGGWYPEQRVTPEEAVRGYTIWNAYAAKLENETGTLEPGKWADITILDLDPLETGGKDPGALFAGKIIATIVGGKIVHEAE, from the coding sequence ATGCATCGCACGATCTGGCTTTTGCTCCTGGCCGTCGCCTGTGCGGCCCCCGACTCTGGCCCCAAAGCCGATCTGATCGTCACGAACGGTCGTGTGTACACCTTCGCCTGGGATGACCCGGCGCCCGATGGCACACCCGCGGCCGACTCTCCCTTCTCAAACGGCGCTTGGCTACCCGACGCGGAGGCAGTGGCGCTCAACGGTGGAAGGATTCTCGCGGTGGGGTCCGAGGCCGAGGTGTCGTCGTTTCGCGACGACAGAACGCGCGTTTTGGACGCTCGGGGCGGCTCGATCCTTCCCGGGCTCATCGACTCGCACACGCACGTGGCCGGGCTCGGTGAGCTCGAGGCGCAGATCAACCTCTTTGGCGTCGAGACCGAGAACGAGGCAGTCGAACGGGTCGTCGAGGCGGCGAAGAACATGCCCGCGGGCGAATGGATCGTAGCCCGCGGTTGGGACGACAGCGACTGGGCGAGCCACTACCCCACGTGGGATCTCCTGAACGAGAGGTTTCCCGACAATCCCGTGGTGATGCGGAGCCTCCATGGCTTCGCCGTGTGGGCGAATCGCAAGGCGTTCGAGGAGGCAGGCATCACCCCCGAAACCGAGCCTCCGAGCGGCGGACGAATCGTGAAGGACGAAAATGGTGAGCTCACCGGAATTCTTCTCGACCGAGCGGGGCGTTTGTTGACCGATGCCATTCCACCGCCCACGGACAAGGAGTACGAGCGTTGGGTGCAGGCGGGTCTCGAACGAATGGCTCGTGACGGCTACGTGGCCGTCCACGAGGCGGGTGTCGATCGGCGTTTGATGACGGCATTCGAGGCGCTCGAGGCAAAGGGAGGCCTTCCGATTCGGGTATACGCGATGCTTTCCGCCCGTGACGGCGACCTGTGTCGCGAGTGGCTGACAAAAGGGCCGGAGCGGGACAACGATTCGATGCTGATCGTTCGCTCGGTCAAAGCGTACTACGACGGGGCGCTCGGCTCGCGCGGCGCCCGGCTCATCGAGGACTACTCCGACATGCCCGGTCACAAGGGAGTTGCCGGGGGCGAATACGGCTTCGACATAGAGCTGGTCGCCGAGATGATGCGGGCGGGATTCCAGGTCGGAATCCACGCCATCGGTGATGCGGGTAATCGCGAGACGCTCGACTTCCTCGAGTCGGTCATCGAGGCGAATCCCGAGACCCGCGATTTGCGCCACCGAATCGAGCATGCTCAGGTCGTACATCCTGACGACTTTCGCCGGTTCGCCGAGCTCAATGTGATCGCCTCGATGGAACCTCCGCATTGCGCCGAGGACAAGAGGTGGGCGGAGGATCGTCTCGGTCCCGAGCGAATCAAGGGGGCTTACGCGTGGAGAACGATGCGTCAGGTGGGCGCCCGGCTCGCTTTCAACTCCGATCTCGCGGGCTCGGATCACGATATCTTTTATGGGCTCCATTCGGCCATCACCTGCCGTGACAAGGAGCTCGTGCCGCCCGGAGGCTGGTATCCGGAGCAGCGGGTGACTCCCGAGGAAGCGGTCCGCGGATACACGATCTGGAATGCTTACGCGGCCAAGCTCGAGAACGAGACCGGAACCCTCGAGCCAGGCAAGTGGGCGGATATCACGATCCTGGATCTCGATCCGCTCGAGACCGGCGGGAAGGATCCGGGAGCTCTGTTCGCAGGCAAGATCATCGCCACGATCGTGGGTGGAAAGATCGTTCACGAAGCGGAGTAG